TTTGACTTGGTTTCTGGTTCAATCAGCGCGCAGTCACGCCGATGCATCAACCCAAACTTGCGTCTCATTCCAGTGACGAGCAAGTTAGCGTGTCTTCGGTGCGAGCATTCTCGCAAAAGCCAAGCAGATGAACCGGTTGTTCCGATTCTGCGGGAGTTCAATTTTTTGAGATGAGAAGGCCGTGCTCAAACGTCGCACGCGTTCGTTTCGACTATGCAGTCAATCGATCAGTGATCCTGACAACATCCGAGCATCGCGCATGAAAAACGGACGCCCGGTGGAGGCGTCCGTTTTGTGAACACATTCCGTCGCTCGGATGCGGTTAGGCTTCCGGGAAGAACTTCGCCAACGTTTCCCGCGGCGGTTTGGGTGTAACCAGCGAAACAACCACCGTCGCAACGAGGGTGCTTAGCACCATCGCGACAACAGGCATGACCTCGTACGACTCGCCGCCAAGTGGCAAACGCAGAACGTACTTGCTCAATCCTTCGGAGGCCTGCGTGCCTTGATAGAACAGGTAGGACCAACTCGTGATTGCCGCGAGCACTCCCGCGATGGCTCCCGATGCCGTCAATCCTCGCCAATACAAAGCGGCAACGACGAGTGGGAACAGCGAACTGAAACCGCTGAAGCACCACACCCCGAGTGCGAAAACACTGCGGACGTTTCCGAGACTGAGCAAATACGTGATTGCCACAATCCCAACGATGAACAAACGCGTGAACAGAACCTGTTGGCGGTCTGAGAAACGGTCTGCGCCAAAAGTATGGTTGACCACGTCGTTGTTGAACATCGTTCCAATGCAAAGGAATTGACTGTCCAAGCTGGACATGATCGCGGCCAGAATCCCGGCGGCGAGGAAGCCACCCAGAATGGGCGCGGTTTGCGTTTTCACCAGGAAAGGCAACACCTTATTTGCGTCAACCACGTCACTGCCGGGAAGTCGAGGCAACGGTGGCTTGCCGGGCATCAACTCACCCGTCGCCCAAACGCCGACCAAGACACAGGGTACCCAGACGATCATGATGAACAGTGGATGGCAAACTACAGACAATTTGAACGTGCTGGCTTTCTTAGCCGTCATCCAGTGTTGAAAGAGGTGTGGGAACATTCCAACTGACAATGGAATCATCAGGTAAGTGAAGAACTTGGTCTTGCTCATCTCCACCCGCGTTTTGCCTTCCTCGGGAATGGATTCGCCAAGCACCTTGAGATTTTCAAAGAAGCCGTCTTGCTTACCAAGCTTGTCGGCGATGACAAAGAATGTCACCACACCCAAAACCATGAAGACCAACGTTTGGAACGTGTTCGCCCATGTGGTTCCTCGCATTCCGCCGAAGAACACATAGATCAACACGACCGAGCAAATCACCAACGATCCCAACCAAGCGGGGATGCCGCCGTGAACCGCCGGGTCGATGCCACCGGGACCACCTTCCAATGGCACTGGGAACCTGTCAGGTGCCAAGCCAGCCGTCAAAGCTTGCACGACGGCTCCGGCACTGATCACGCCGACCAACAAATATGGGATGATCATTCCAACCAAGATTGGAAACAGCAGCCAACCGACAAAGTTGTTGTTCAGTCGGTCACGAAAGAACTCGATCTGAGTCGTGTAGTTATGGGCACGAGCAAATCGCCAAACCTTCACACCAATCAAGAAGAAACACAACGAGTGAATGATGCCGCTACTGCTGGCCAGCATTCCATAAACGCCGATCCCTTCCCGGA
Above is a window of Rhodopirellula halodulae DNA encoding:
- a CDS encoding sodium:solute symporter family protein; its protein translation is MMYLAVQPGVPQFVIILIYLGLLLCLGLFSSRLFKGTKEDYQVASHSIGPFLLLMSMFGTTMTAFALVGSSGEAFREGIGVYGMLASSSGIIHSLCFFLIGVKVWRFARAHNYTTQIEFFRDRLNNNFVGWLLFPILVGMIIPYLLVGVISAGAVVQALTAGLAPDRFPVPLEGGPGGIDPAVHGGIPAWLGSLVICSVVLIYVFFGGMRGTTWANTFQTLVFMVLGVVTFFVIADKLGKQDGFFENLKVLGESIPEEGKTRVEMSKTKFFTYLMIPLSVGMFPHLFQHWMTAKKASTFKLSVVCHPLFIMIVWVPCVLVGVWATGELMPGKPPLPRLPGSDVVDANKVLPFLVKTQTAPILGGFLAAGILAAIMSSLDSQFLCIGTMFNNDVVNHTFGADRFSDRQQVLFTRLFIVGIVAITYLLSLGNVRSVFALGVWCFSGFSSLFPLVVAALYWRGLTASGAIAGVLAAITSWSYLFYQGTQASEGLSKYVLRLPLGGESYEVMPVVAMVLSTLVATVVVSLVTPKPPRETLAKFFPEA